A section of the Microbulbifer pacificus genome encodes:
- a CDS encoding hybrid sensor histidine kinase/response regulator translates to MSNSASPSSTVVGLNLATPGELEGLPPAQALTQVQYLHSLLLSANRGLWEWHPASGVQRATGNLWGQLHRDPETALAGVWTGDLALVHSDDRDSLLSLRNRLCQQGKFMDTTIRAYARDGQPVWLRLWARAFSDPSGERFFLGGCTDYSESISPRSLSYFSGERFHYALDAVGDGLWEWDLRVDEVVLDATCWRILGYTRGPGDSDARAALARWKTHMQADDYPDVKQAMEDNVREQLPLDVEFRLRHREGGIIWVRCRGNVQCSSAGQPIRVLGTLQDITASKKKQLRMEEELRRLKQESQDRSALISSLSHELRTPLNAILGYSQMVELDQSLNPDQRLRLAEIRKAGQHLLHLVGDVLDLARIDSNRLAPTIEPIQPAALVADCRQLLEPLAETRKVSLTFEPLGWERAYILADRVRFKQVVLNLVGNAIKYNREGGRVVITFAPQAEGWLRLSVLDTGCGIAAGKQAHVFEPFNRLGAERGKIEGTGVGLAIARQLTEAMGGRIGFDSEEGQGSVFWIEFMMNDAPDEVLQMAARPDYTRMLPGCRVLYVTGRTSSASRMKSVLAAVPQVEIQIATDAMRGIFAARTGRPDVILLDGELPGVSLQDFAAIVRGDSATAHIPLLGIVDQRSPHVDVCVPTSYDLASLAEGLRNSLTSVDFSGAVKQADR, encoded by the coding sequence GTGTCGAACTCTGCATCCCCCTCATCTACAGTGGTCGGCCTGAATCTCGCCACTCCCGGCGAGCTTGAAGGGTTGCCCCCCGCCCAGGCGCTGACACAGGTGCAGTATCTGCACAGCCTGCTGTTGAGCGCTAACCGCGGCCTGTGGGAATGGCACCCGGCCAGCGGTGTGCAGCGGGCTACCGGAAATCTGTGGGGGCAGCTGCACCGGGACCCGGAAACTGCGCTCGCTGGTGTCTGGACCGGGGACCTGGCGCTGGTGCACTCGGACGATCGCGACAGTCTGCTGTCACTGCGCAATCGCCTGTGCCAGCAGGGCAAATTCATGGATACCACCATTCGCGCTTACGCTCGCGACGGCCAACCGGTGTGGTTGCGGCTGTGGGCGCGCGCCTTCAGCGATCCCAGCGGCGAGCGTTTTTTCCTCGGCGGCTGTACCGATTACAGCGAATCCATTTCTCCCCGCTCCCTCTCGTATTTCTCCGGCGAGCGCTTTCACTACGCGCTGGACGCGGTGGGCGATGGTCTGTGGGAGTGGGACCTGCGTGTGGACGAAGTGGTGCTCGATGCCACCTGCTGGCGGATACTGGGCTACACCCGCGGCCCCGGCGACTCGGATGCCCGCGCGGCGCTGGCGCGCTGGAAGACCCATATGCAGGCGGATGACTACCCGGATGTAAAGCAGGCGATGGAAGACAATGTGCGTGAGCAACTGCCGCTGGATGTGGAGTTCCGCCTGCGCCATCGTGAGGGCGGCATCATCTGGGTACGCTGTCGCGGCAATGTACAGTGCAGCAGTGCCGGGCAGCCGATACGGGTGCTGGGCACGTTGCAGGACATCACCGCGAGCAAGAAAAAGCAGCTGCGCATGGAGGAGGAACTGCGGCGGCTGAAGCAGGAGAGCCAGGATCGCAGTGCACTCATCTCCAGCCTCAGCCACGAACTGCGTACACCGCTGAACGCCATTCTCGGATACAGCCAGATGGTGGAGCTGGATCAGAGCCTGAACCCGGACCAGCGCCTGCGCCTGGCGGAAATCCGCAAGGCCGGTCAGCACCTGCTGCACCTGGTGGGGGATGTGCTCGATCTGGCGCGTATCGACAGCAATCGCCTGGCACCGACCATCGAGCCGATACAGCCCGCTGCACTGGTGGCGGATTGCCGCCAGCTGCTGGAGCCGCTGGCGGAAACCCGCAAGGTCAGTCTCACTTTTGAACCGCTGGGCTGGGAGCGTGCCTACATCCTCGCGGACCGGGTGCGCTTCAAACAGGTGGTTCTGAATCTGGTGGGTAATGCCATCAAGTACAATCGCGAGGGTGGCCGGGTGGTGATCACCTTTGCCCCCCAGGCTGAGGGGTGGTTGCGGCTCAGTGTGCTGGATACCGGTTGCGGTATCGCCGCCGGCAAACAGGCCCACGTGTTCGAACCCTTCAATCGCCTCGGCGCCGAGCGCGGAAAAATCGAAGGCACCGGGGTGGGGCTCGCTATCGCCAGGCAGTTGACGGAAGCCATGGGTGGCCGTATTGGCTTTGATAGCGAAGAGGGGCAGGGCTCGGTCTTCTGGATTGAATTCATGATGAACGACGCCCCGGACGAAGTCCTGCAGATGGCGGCGCGCCCGGATTACACGCGCATGCTGCCGGGTTGTCGGGTACTGTATGTCACCGGCAGGACGTCCTCCGCCAGCCGCATGAAGTCAGTATTGGCGGCCGTGCCGCAAGTGGAAATCCAGATCGCCACGGATGCCATGCGTGGGATCTTTGCCGCACGTACCGGGCGACCGGATGTGATTTTGCTGGATGGTGAGTTGCCGGGGGTGTCCCTGCAGGACTTTGCGGCCATCGTCCGCGGTGACAGCGCCACCGCACATATACCGCTGCTGGGAATTGTCGACCAGCGCAGTCCGCATGTGGATGTGTGTGTGCCCACCTCCTATGATCTCGCGTCGCTGGCGGAGGGCTTGCGTAACAGCCTGACCTCCGTGGACTTCAGTGGTGCGGTCAAGCAGGCGGACAGGTGA
- the nagX gene encoding transmembrane glucosamine N-acetyltransferase NagX → MVSKKQRLASVDALRGFDMFWIIGGEALFLPLFALTGWSIFHFGHGQMQHTQWHGFSFYDLIFPLFIFLSGVTLGLANKSLRGLPLAQRSPVYRKAIKRLLLLILLGIVYNHGWGTGIPADLGEIRYASVLARIGFAWFFAAMIVWHFGVRTQYGIAAGILAAYWLLQASAGDFTPNGSVNAWVDQHFLPGITYQNRAYDPEGLLSTIPAVVNALFGVFAGRWLAKHAGNHVAILKGLFIGAAICLVAGFLWHWVYPVNKELWTSSFVLITCGCCLLLLGIFYLVVDMWHWKTFTYFFSVIGCNAILVYLGTSLVNWQYSSKSLFGGIAAALSEPAGALVIAVGVILLQWLVLRFLYKRGIFISP, encoded by the coding sequence ATGGTCAGTAAAAAACAACGACTCGCGTCAGTAGACGCCCTGCGCGGCTTCGACATGTTCTGGATCATCGGTGGTGAGGCACTGTTCCTGCCATTGTTCGCACTCACCGGCTGGTCCATCTTCCACTTCGGCCACGGGCAGATGCAGCACACCCAGTGGCACGGCTTCAGTTTTTACGACCTGATTTTTCCGCTGTTTATTTTCCTCTCCGGCGTCACCCTTGGGCTCGCCAACAAATCCTTGCGCGGCCTGCCACTCGCACAGCGAAGTCCGGTTTATCGCAAGGCAATAAAGCGTCTGTTGTTGCTGATTTTGCTGGGGATTGTCTACAACCACGGCTGGGGCACCGGTATTCCGGCAGATCTCGGTGAAATACGCTACGCAAGTGTGCTGGCGCGTATCGGTTTTGCCTGGTTCTTTGCGGCGATGATCGTGTGGCATTTTGGCGTGCGCACCCAGTACGGCATCGCCGCGGGTATTCTCGCGGCTTACTGGCTTCTTCAGGCCAGCGCCGGCGATTTCACACCGAACGGCTCGGTCAACGCTTGGGTAGACCAGCACTTTTTGCCGGGCATTACCTACCAGAACCGCGCCTACGACCCGGAAGGCCTGCTCTCCACCATCCCTGCCGTCGTTAACGCGCTGTTCGGTGTGTTTGCCGGCCGCTGGCTGGCCAAACACGCGGGCAATCATGTAGCAATTCTCAAGGGCCTGTTTATCGGTGCGGCGATCTGTCTGGTGGCGGGCTTCTTGTGGCACTGGGTGTATCCGGTAAACAAGGAGCTGTGGACAAGTTCGTTTGTACTGATTACCTGCGGCTGCTGTCTGTTGCTGCTAGGTATTTTTTACCTGGTGGTGGATATGTGGCACTGGAAAACCTTCACCTATTTTTTCTCGGTGATCGGCTGCAATGCGATTCTGGTGTACCTCGGCACCAGCCTGGTGAACTGGCAGTACAGCAGTAAGAGTCTGTTTGGCGGGATTGCGGCTGCCCTTTCTGAGCCGGCAGGCGCTCTGGTAATTGCTGTCGGAGTAATTCTGCTTCAGTGGCTGGTGTTGAGGTTTCTATACAAGCGCGGGATTTTTATCAGTCCCTGA
- the argJ gene encoding bifunctional glutamate N-acetyltransferase/amino-acid acetyltransferase ArgJ → MAQPLPQIPGVRLSAVPAKIKNWQRDDVLLIEIAEGASVSATFTKNAFCAAPVLVAKEHIRRGNIRALLINAGNANAATGERGLQNAQQCCEGLAAVLGIDAAQVLPFSTGVIGEHLPVQKILDALPAAASGLRADGWEMASRAIMTTDTRPKTASRTVEIAGATISVVGIAKGAGMIQPNMATMLAYVATDAAIPQPMLDQLVKDAVGQSFNRISIDGDTSTNDACVLIASGATGEVIADTHSDAYAHLKAAIVEVHIELAQAIVRDGEGATKFVTVQVNNAASSEEALRVAFEIGESPLVKTAMYASDPNWGRLIMAIGNAGVDNLDTGKVNVFLDDVQIVDAGGRAEGYTEEQGKKVFQQSDFTITVDLQRGDVSEHIWTCDFSHDYVTINAEYRT, encoded by the coding sequence ATGGCGCAGCCACTTCCGCAGATTCCCGGTGTCCGTCTTTCCGCCGTCCCCGCCAAAATCAAAAACTGGCAGCGCGACGACGTTCTGTTGATCGAAATTGCCGAGGGCGCCAGCGTCTCCGCGACCTTCACCAAGAACGCCTTCTGTGCGGCGCCGGTACTGGTGGCGAAAGAGCATATCCGCCGCGGCAATATCCGCGCGCTGCTGATCAACGCCGGCAATGCCAACGCCGCCACCGGCGAGCGCGGCCTGCAGAACGCGCAGCAGTGCTGTGAAGGTTTGGCCGCGGTGCTAGGTATCGACGCCGCGCAGGTGCTGCCGTTCAGTACAGGTGTGATCGGCGAGCATTTGCCGGTACAGAAAATTCTCGACGCGCTGCCGGCGGCCGCCAGCGGTCTGCGCGCCGACGGCTGGGAGATGGCCTCGCGCGCCATCATGACCACCGACACCCGCCCGAAAACCGCGAGCCGCACCGTGGAAATTGCCGGCGCAACGATTTCCGTCGTGGGCATTGCCAAGGGCGCCGGCATGATCCAGCCGAACATGGCCACGATGCTGGCCTATGTGGCCACCGATGCGGCCATTCCGCAGCCGATGCTGGATCAGCTGGTGAAAGACGCGGTCGGACAATCCTTCAACCGCATCAGTATCGATGGCGATACCTCCACCAACGATGCCTGCGTACTGATCGCCAGTGGCGCCACCGGCGAAGTGATCGCAGATACCCACAGCGATGCCTACGCGCACCTGAAGGCGGCCATCGTGGAGGTGCACATCGAACTGGCCCAGGCCATCGTCCGCGACGGTGAGGGCGCAACCAAGTTTGTCACCGTGCAGGTGAACAACGCCGCAAGCTCCGAGGAGGCGCTGCGGGTGGCGTTTGAAATCGGCGAGTCACCGCTGGTGAAAACCGCCATGTACGCCTCCGACCCCAACTGGGGCCGCCTGATCATGGCGATCGGCAATGCGGGTGTGGATAACCTGGATACCGGCAAGGTCAACGTGTTCCTGGACGATGTGCAGATTGTGGACGCCGGCGGCCGTGCGGAAGGCTACACCGAGGAGCAGGGCAAGAAGGTGTTCCAGCAGTCTGACTTCACCATTACTGTGGACCTGCAGCGCGGTGATGTATCCGAGCACATCTGGACCTGCGATTTCTCCCACGATTACGTCACCATCAATGCGGAGTACCGCACCTGA
- a CDS encoding chitinase C-terminal domain-containing protein produces MNNYKLSLGLMTAAMLTAGHGYAAVDCTSLPIWSTNQSYSGGAQVQHNGNAYQANWWTSNHNPEQFSGQYQEWSLLGACEGDVDPLLPPEGAITAPTAGSSFSKNDNVVISVSASDADGQVAAVEFFVDDTLIATDTAAPWQATWTAATVGSPSLTARIVDNDDLSVTTAPVSITVEDVVVGPVPPSVSLSAPADGSSHVTGASLTITASASDSDGSVSQVAFVVDGNLIATDTSAPYSTSWTATLGSHTISAIATDNDDLSASAEATISVADEQVVVGDHPCRPDGLYTTPGTAPNYCDIYDAEGREDMGTDHPRRIIGYFTSWRNGANGQPSYLVKDIPWGKITHINYAFAHVGSDYSVSVGNTDNPDNPATGMEWPGITGAETDPDYAYKGHFNQLSKFKEQYPEVKTLVSVGGWAETGGHFNDNGDRVADGGFYSMTTNADGSINHNGIETFADSAVSFIRKYGFEGVDIDYEYPTSMNDAGNPLDFGISNPLRGGLMDSYVELMRVLREKLDQAGQADGTHYMLTIASPSSGYLLRGMETMQITQYLDYVNIMTYDLHGAWNEYVGHNSALFDNGNDPELAAASVYTTSQYGGIGYLNIDWAVKYFRGSMPAGRINVGIPYYTRGWQGVTGGNSGLGGSAALPAQSQCPEGTGGASDCGNGAIGIDNMWHDLDSAGNEMGAGSNPMWHAKNLENGILGSYVTDYGLDPANDAADALTGTYVRNYDSVSEAPWLWNAQKNVFISTEDEESMDAKVQYVIDQGVGGIMFWELAGDYDWNATKGEYYMGDTLTTLAYDKFASAAKYRHLRSDRVIPQEALDIGIEITGFKLGDQNYPLNPKLYITNNTGGTLPGGTVFEFDMPTSTSNIITDQSGAGLEVIEDGANAGGGNVGGLENEFHRVRFSLPAWQNLADGETWDMTLNYYLPVSGPQAYTATVNGSTYALAFEYPDLPLGELSSSGGGSSSGGSSSGSGGQTCASAGVSTAGLVTYPEWPHGSYAVGGEQMIHDGSVLKANWWTNSVPGTADGSWSFVCSI; encoded by the coding sequence ATGAACAATTACAAGCTCAGCCTCGGTCTGATGACCGCGGCCATGCTGACGGCAGGGCACGGCTACGCCGCCGTCGACTGCACATCGCTTCCAATATGGAGCACCAACCAGTCCTATTCCGGAGGCGCCCAGGTCCAGCACAATGGCAATGCCTACCAGGCGAACTGGTGGACCAGCAATCACAACCCGGAACAGTTTTCTGGCCAGTATCAGGAGTGGAGCCTGCTCGGTGCCTGCGAGGGCGACGTGGATCCCCTGCTGCCTCCCGAGGGCGCCATCACCGCCCCCACCGCGGGTTCTTCATTCAGCAAAAATGACAACGTTGTCATATCGGTTTCCGCCAGCGATGCGGATGGTCAGGTCGCCGCGGTTGAGTTTTTCGTCGACGATACATTGATCGCGACCGACACCGCGGCTCCCTGGCAGGCCACCTGGACTGCAGCCACTGTGGGCAGTCCGTCGCTTACCGCGCGCATCGTCGACAACGACGATCTGTCAGTGACCACCGCTCCGGTGTCGATCACCGTGGAAGACGTGGTCGTGGGTCCGGTGCCACCGTCCGTCAGCCTCAGCGCACCGGCAGACGGTTCCAGCCATGTTACCGGTGCCAGCCTGACCATTACTGCCAGCGCCTCCGACAGCGATGGCAGCGTCAGCCAGGTGGCGTTCGTCGTCGACGGCAACCTGATCGCCACCGATACCAGTGCACCCTATAGCACCTCCTGGACCGCCACTCTCGGCAGCCATACCATCTCCGCCATCGCCACCGACAATGACGACCTCAGCGCCAGTGCCGAGGCGACCATCAGTGTTGCCGACGAGCAGGTCGTCGTCGGCGATCATCCCTGCCGCCCGGACGGCCTCTACACCACCCCGGGTACCGCGCCCAACTACTGCGACATCTACGACGCAGAGGGCCGCGAGGATATGGGGACCGATCACCCGCGCCGCATCATCGGCTATTTCACCAGCTGGCGTAATGGCGCCAACGGCCAGCCCAGCTACCTGGTGAAGGACATTCCCTGGGGCAAGATCACCCATATCAACTACGCCTTCGCCCATGTCGGCAGCGACTACTCCGTATCCGTCGGCAACACCGACAATCCAGACAACCCCGCCACCGGCATGGAATGGCCCGGTATCACCGGCGCGGAAACCGATCCGGATTACGCCTACAAGGGCCACTTCAACCAGCTGTCCAAATTCAAGGAACAGTACCCGGAGGTAAAAACCCTGGTGTCCGTAGGCGGCTGGGCCGAGACCGGCGGGCATTTCAATGACAACGGCGACCGCGTGGCCGACGGCGGCTTCTACAGCATGACCACCAATGCGGACGGCAGTATCAACCACAACGGGATCGAGACCTTTGCCGATTCCGCGGTGAGCTTTATCCGCAAGTACGGCTTCGAAGGGGTGGATATCGATTACGAATACCCCACCTCCATGAACGACGCCGGCAACCCGCTGGACTTCGGCATCTCCAACCCGCTGCGCGGCGGTTTGATGGACTCCTACGTAGAGCTGATGCGGGTGCTTCGGGAAAAACTGGACCAGGCGGGACAGGCGGACGGCACCCACTACATGCTGACCATTGCCTCGCCGTCCTCCGGCTACCTGCTGCGCGGTATGGAAACCATGCAGATCACCCAGTACCTGGATTACGTCAACATCATGACCTACGACCTGCACGGGGCGTGGAATGAATACGTTGGCCACAATTCTGCGCTGTTCGACAACGGCAACGACCCGGAACTGGCGGCGGCGAGTGTGTACACCACCTCCCAGTACGGCGGCATCGGCTACCTGAACATCGACTGGGCAGTGAAATACTTCCGCGGCTCCATGCCCGCGGGCCGTATCAACGTGGGTATTCCCTACTACACCCGCGGCTGGCAGGGCGTGACCGGCGGCAACAGTGGTCTCGGTGGCTCCGCGGCACTGCCGGCACAGTCCCAGTGCCCCGAGGGTACCGGCGGCGCGTCCGACTGCGGCAACGGCGCCATCGGTATCGACAACATGTGGCACGACCTGGACTCGGCCGGCAACGAGATGGGCGCCGGCTCCAACCCCATGTGGCACGCCAAGAACCTGGAAAATGGCATCCTCGGCAGCTACGTGACCGACTACGGCCTGGATCCCGCCAACGACGCGGCCGACGCGCTGACCGGCACCTATGTGCGCAACTACGACAGTGTCTCTGAGGCACCGTGGCTGTGGAATGCGCAGAAGAACGTGTTCATCTCCACCGAAGATGAAGAGTCCATGGACGCCAAGGTCCAGTACGTCATCGACCAGGGCGTGGGCGGCATCATGTTCTGGGAGCTGGCCGGCGACTACGACTGGAATGCAACGAAGGGCGAGTACTACATGGGTGACACTCTCACCACCCTCGCCTACGACAAGTTCGCCAGCGCCGCCAAGTACCGCCATCTGCGTAGCGACCGTGTCATTCCGCAGGAGGCGCTGGACATCGGCATCGAGATCACCGGCTTCAAACTGGGCGACCAGAACTATCCGCTGAACCCGAAGCTGTACATCACCAACAACACCGGCGGCACCCTGCCCGGTGGCACCGTGTTCGAGTTCGACATGCCGACCTCCACCTCCAACATCATCACCGACCAGAGCGGTGCCGGTCTGGAAGTGATTGAAGACGGCGCCAATGCCGGCGGCGGTAACGTGGGCGGCCTGGAAAACGAATTCCACCGCGTGCGCTTCAGTCTCCCCGCCTGGCAGAACCTGGCAGACGGTGAAACCTGGGATATGACCCTGAACTACTACCTGCCCGTCTCCGGCCCACAGGCCTACACCGCTACCGTAAACGGCAGCACCTACGCCCTGGCCTTCGAGTATCCCGACCTGCCGCTCGGTGAGCTCAGCAGCAGTGGCGGCGGCAGTTCCAGTGGCGGTAGCTCCAGCGGCAGTGGCGGCCAAACCTGCGCCAGTGCCGGTGTCAGCACTGCGGGCCTCGTGACCTATCCCGAGTGGCCGCATGGCAGCTACGCCGTCGGCGGTGAGCAGATGATCCACGACGGCAGCGTGCTCAAGGCCAACTGGTGGACCAATTCGGTACCGGGCACCGCCGATGGCAGCTGGTCTTTCGTCTGCTCAATCTGA
- the mutT gene encoding 8-oxo-dGTP diphosphatase MutT, translating into MAESGPKKCVHVAVGVIIGGDGRILLAKRPDHLHMGGRWEFPGGKVEDGESIQQAMARELHEELDIGVLAMEKLIEVRHDYGEKQVFLDTWCVTEFSGEARGIEGQALAWVSVSDLTDYEFPDANQPIVVAVQRWLGNSCTS; encoded by the coding sequence ATGGCGGAGTCGGGGCCGAAGAAGTGTGTGCACGTCGCGGTGGGTGTGATCATCGGCGGCGACGGGCGTATCCTGCTGGCCAAACGCCCGGATCATTTGCATATGGGCGGGCGCTGGGAGTTTCCCGGTGGCAAGGTGGAAGACGGTGAGTCGATCCAGCAGGCGATGGCGCGGGAGTTGCACGAGGAGCTGGATATTGGCGTGCTGGCGATGGAGAAACTCATCGAGGTGCGCCATGACTACGGTGAAAAGCAGGTGTTTCTTGATACCTGGTGCGTGACGGAGTTTTCTGGTGAGGCGCGGGGTATTGAAGGGCAGGCATTAGCCTGGGTTTCCGTTTCTGATCTCACCGACTATGAATTTCCGGATGCGAATCAGCCGATCGTTGTCGCGGTGCAACGTTGGCTTGGAAACTCCTGCACTTCGTAG
- a CDS encoding glycoside hydrolase family 16 protein has protein sequence MKYFSSLRTRHLATAIGALVLASCGASDDGSEQITAVPSAAMTVAEKGSKIFFDDFSYQSLEEMGKNQWKARSETGHPGVTGARWSGDGISFLADTENPHNTLLRMTSSTDGSGENSQHTQFCHQRKYLAGTYAARVFFRDEPTSGPDGDQIIETFYTISPLKADMDPGYSEMDFEYLANGGWGEPDNALFATSWETFKLNPFEKDNEYTTKPGSFAGWHTLVLQAADNQLRYFVDGVQFAEHSEHVFPEEPMSINFNLWFTQEGLIDSEEPRTYQQEVDWVYHIADRVLSTEQVEQEVQRLRAAQITFTDTVPDWSPKLESPCGL, from the coding sequence ATGAAATATTTTTCTTCCCTTCGCACCCGGCACCTCGCCACAGCGATCGGTGCACTCGTACTCGCCAGTTGCGGCGCCAGCGACGACGGCAGCGAACAGATCACTGCCGTACCCTCGGCGGCAATGACGGTCGCAGAAAAAGGCAGCAAGATATTTTTTGACGATTTCTCTTATCAATCGCTGGAGGAGATGGGGAAAAACCAGTGGAAGGCCCGCAGTGAAACCGGTCACCCAGGTGTCACCGGTGCGCGCTGGTCGGGCGATGGCATCAGCTTTCTGGCGGATACGGAAAACCCGCACAACACCCTGCTGCGCATGACCTCATCTACCGATGGCAGTGGTGAGAACTCCCAGCACACCCAGTTCTGCCACCAGCGTAAATATCTCGCCGGCACCTACGCCGCGCGGGTTTTCTTCCGCGACGAACCGACCTCCGGTCCGGATGGTGACCAGATTATCGAGACTTTCTACACCATCAGTCCGCTGAAAGCCGACATGGACCCGGGCTACAGCGAGATGGATTTTGAATATCTCGCCAACGGCGGTTGGGGCGAACCGGACAACGCCCTGTTTGCCACCAGTTGGGAAACCTTCAAACTCAATCCGTTTGAAAAAGACAATGAGTACACCACCAAGCCCGGCAGCTTCGCCGGCTGGCACACCCTGGTTCTGCAGGCGGCGGACAATCAACTCCGCTATTTTGTTGACGGGGTACAGTTCGCCGAGCACAGTGAACATGTATTTCCGGAGGAACCCATGTCGATCAACTTCAACCTTTGGTTTACCCAGGAGGGGCTGATCGACTCTGAGGAACCCCGTACCTATCAGCAGGAGGTGGACTGGGTTTACCACATCGCCGACCGGGTACTGAGCACGGAGCAGGTTGAGCAGGAAGTGCAGCGCCTGCGCGCGGCGCAGATTACCTTCACCGACACCGTGCCGGACTGGAGCCCGAAACTGGAGTCTCCCTGCGGCCTCTGA
- a CDS encoding fatty acid desaturase gives MKAVPEAPRIWLTTILFASTALAALVLVPLYGVMVGYHWYQWLAFAVLGAFCGFSITAGYHRLWSHRTYEAHWSLRLFFALFGAAALQNSALIWCSGHRRHHRHCDDNDQDPYSAKRGFWFSHIGWMLHEYPSGAVDFDNAKDLQRDKIVMWQHNHYIAITVAMNVGVPLVLGLLTGDVLGMLLLAGVLRIVVNHHTTFFINSLAHIWGRRPYTDENTARDNDLLAFFTFGEGYHNYHHIFQTDYRNGIRWYQWDPTKWLIKTASWLGLAHNLKTVPAMRIQRAMLSMQFKRAEQKLASSKHKESWKELLEREAQDFSAALAEWKELQQQRYENARERLVSKWENATIRTRVKELEYSLKMQRKRLQIMMEQFHLAPVAA, from the coding sequence ATGAAAGCTGTTCCCGAAGCTCCCCGTATCTGGCTGACCACCATCCTGTTTGCCAGTACCGCACTGGCTGCCCTGGTGCTGGTTCCGCTGTATGGCGTGATGGTGGGCTATCACTGGTACCAGTGGCTGGCATTTGCCGTGCTCGGTGCCTTCTGCGGATTCTCCATTACCGCGGGCTATCACCGCCTGTGGTCCCACCGCACCTATGAAGCGCACTGGTCGCTGCGCCTGTTCTTCGCCCTGTTCGGCGCCGCCGCGCTGCAGAACAGTGCGCTGATCTGGTGTTCCGGTCACCGCCGCCATCACCGCCACTGCGACGACAACGACCAGGACCCCTACTCCGCCAAGCGTGGATTCTGGTTTTCCCATATTGGCTGGATGCTGCATGAATATCCCAGCGGCGCGGTGGATTTCGACAACGCCAAGGACCTGCAGCGCGACAAGATCGTGATGTGGCAACACAACCACTATATCGCCATCACCGTGGCGATGAACGTAGGCGTGCCTCTGGTTCTGGGCCTGTTGACCGGTGATGTACTCGGTATGCTGCTGCTCGCCGGCGTGCTGCGCATCGTGGTCAATCACCACACCACGTTCTTCATCAACTCCCTGGCGCATATCTGGGGCCGCCGCCCCTACACCGATGAAAACACCGCGCGCGACAACGACCTGTTGGCGTTTTTCACCTTTGGTGAGGGTTACCACAACTACCACCATATTTTTCAGACCGACTACCGCAACGGCATCCGCTGGTATCAGTGGGATCCGACCAAGTGGCTGATCAAGACCGCCAGCTGGCTGGGCCTCGCGCACAACCTGAAGACGGTGCCGGCGATGCGCATCCAGCGCGCCATGCTGTCCATGCAGTTCAAACGTGCCGAGCAGAAACTGGCAAGCTCCAAACACAAGGAGAGCTGGAAAGAACTGCTGGAGCGCGAGGCGCAGGACTTTTCCGCGGCCCTCGCCGAGTGGAAGGAGCTGCAGCAGCAGCGCTACGAAAACGCCCGCGAGCGCCTGGTGAGCAAATGGGAAAACGCCACCATCCGCACCCGCGTAAAAGAACTGGAATACAGCCTCAAGATGCAGCGCAAGCGCCTGCAGATCATGATGGAGCAGTTCCATCTGGCACCGGTGGCGGCGTAA